In the Ochrobactrum sp. Marseille-Q0166 genome, one interval contains:
- a CDS encoding MarR family transcriptional regulator translates to MRQAWVEFASLLSANARGWRKAFDTAMAEHNLSDAKALPLISLLRHGDCIPQGVLAERVGIEGATIVRVVDELEKDKLIQRIADDTDRRVKLIQLTDEGRELALKVDKTSARLRTAFLGDLDPDSVDIAMDVLRELNEKFQNRPS, encoded by the coding sequence ATGAGACAGGCCTGGGTTGAATTTGCTTCGTTGCTTTCCGCAAACGCACGCGGTTGGCGCAAAGCTTTTGATACCGCCATGGCGGAGCACAACCTCTCAGATGCAAAAGCATTGCCACTCATTAGCTTGTTGCGGCACGGCGATTGCATACCGCAAGGCGTGCTGGCCGAGAGGGTTGGCATTGAGGGCGCAACAATTGTCCGTGTGGTGGATGAGTTGGAAAAAGACAAACTTATCCAACGTATTGCCGATGATACAGATCGTCGTGTGAAGCTTATCCAGTTGACGGACGAAGGACGCGAGCTCGCTTTGAAAGTGGACAAAACCTCTGCGCGACTTCGTACTGCCTTTCTCGGTGATCTTGACCCGGATTCCGTCGATATCGCGATGGATGTGCTGCGGGAACTAAACGAAAAGTTTCAAAACCGGCCATCCTGA
- a CDS encoding 16S rRNA (uracil(1498)-N(3))-methyltransferase, with protein sequence MRANYKMQRIYIETGISDGVSAEAPTQAAHYLTHVLRLKEGDEVLAFNGQDGEWKVRLRPEGKKRLFLEVIEQTRPQPAPCDLIYCFAPLKQGRLDYMVQKAVEMGAGILQPVVTQHTQVPKLGTDRIKANAIEAAEQCGVLAIPECREAIRFDRFLEQWDQSRRLIFCDEGHETDDPLTILSELKNGPYAVLIGPEGGFSESERRQLRELPFVTAIPLGPRILRADTAAVAALTLVQAVLGDWKARA encoded by the coding sequence ATGCGCGCAAATTATAAAATGCAACGAATTTATATCGAAACTGGTATAAGCGACGGCGTTAGTGCAGAAGCACCGACGCAAGCCGCCCATTATCTCACACATGTCCTGCGTTTGAAGGAAGGCGACGAGGTTCTCGCCTTTAACGGACAGGACGGCGAATGGAAGGTCAGGCTTCGTCCCGAGGGCAAGAAGCGGCTCTTTCTGGAAGTGATCGAACAAACCCGCCCACAGCCAGCACCTTGCGACCTGATCTATTGCTTTGCACCGCTCAAACAGGGCCGGCTTGATTACATGGTACAGAAAGCCGTGGAAATGGGTGCTGGCATTCTGCAGCCGGTGGTCACACAACATACACAAGTGCCCAAGCTTGGCACAGACCGCATCAAAGCCAATGCGATTGAAGCCGCCGAACAATGCGGTGTGCTTGCCATCCCCGAATGCCGTGAAGCAATACGCTTTGATCGCTTTCTGGAGCAATGGGACCAATCGCGACGTTTGATCTTCTGCGATGAGGGCCATGAGACAGATGACCCATTGACCATTTTGAGCGAACTCAAAAACGGCCCTTATGCTGTTCTGATTGGGCCAGAAGGCGGCTTTTCGGAAAGCGAGCGCCGGCAATTGCGCGAACTGCCTTTCGTCACAGCGATACCGCTTGGGCCGCGCATTCTGCGCGCTGATACCGCGGCCGTTGCGGCGCTTACACTTGTGCAAGCAGTATTGGGCGACTGGAAAGCACGAGCATGA
- a CDS encoding glutamate--cysteine ligase produces MARDTTDETALTGVEELAAYLAEGSKPKDAWRIGTEHEKFPFYVADNSPVPYEGPRGIKAILEGMKAKLGWEPIIDEGNIIGLVEPTGQGAISLEPGGQFELSGAPLSSIHQTCREVNAHLSQVHEIAEPLGIRFLGLGGSPKWTLAETPVMPKSRYKIMSNYMPKVGHEGLDMMYRTSTIQVNLDFSSETDMRRKMQVSMKLQSIATALFASSPFTEGKPNHLLSWRSNIWRDTDNQRSGVLPFVFSENFGFIDYVEWALDIPMYFILRDGRYHDCTHVTFRQFVNGALKGEVSDPVPNMGDWTNHLSTLFPEVRLKRFLEMRGADGGPWRRICALPAYWVGLLYDDEALSAAEYLTKDWTYEEVLALRNDVPAKALNASFRGKPVVQIARKTLEISRLGLLNRKQLNGDGFDETHFLAPLEEIVAAGITDAERMLKAYNSVWAGSVEPIFLEYAY; encoded by the coding sequence ATGGCGCGCGATACGACCGATGAAACAGCACTGACCGGTGTTGAAGAACTCGCAGCCTATCTTGCTGAAGGTAGCAAGCCGAAGGATGCGTGGCGCATCGGCACCGAGCACGAGAAATTTCCTTTCTACGTCGCGGATAACAGCCCTGTTCCCTATGAAGGTCCGCGCGGAATCAAAGCCATTCTCGAAGGCATGAAGGCCAAACTTGGCTGGGAGCCGATCATCGATGAGGGCAATATTATTGGCCTCGTTGAACCGACCGGACAGGGTGCGATTTCGCTTGAACCGGGTGGTCAGTTTGAGCTTTCAGGTGCGCCGCTTTCCTCCATCCACCAGACGTGCCGCGAAGTGAATGCGCATCTCTCGCAGGTGCACGAGATCGCGGAACCGCTGGGCATTCGTTTCCTTGGCCTCGGCGGCAGCCCGAAATGGACATTGGCAGAAACGCCGGTTATGCCGAAGTCGCGCTATAAGATCATGAGCAACTACATGCCGAAAGTCGGGCATGAAGGTCTCGACATGATGTACCGCACCTCGACCATTCAGGTTAATCTCGACTTTAGCTCCGAAACCGATATGCGCCGGAAGATGCAGGTTTCGATGAAGCTCCAGTCAATTGCGACGGCGCTCTTTGCCAGCTCGCCTTTCACTGAAGGCAAGCCGAACCATCTTCTGTCGTGGCGCTCCAATATCTGGCGCGACACCGACAACCAGCGCTCTGGAGTTTTGCCTTTCGTCTTCTCGGAAAACTTCGGCTTTATTGATTATGTCGAATGGGCGCTCGATATACCGATGTACTTCATTCTGCGAGATGGACGTTATCACGACTGCACGCATGTCACCTTCCGACAGTTCGTGAACGGCGCATTGAAGGGCGAAGTCAGCGATCCGGTTCCCAATATGGGCGACTGGACCAATCATCTTTCGACGCTCTTCCCGGAAGTGCGTCTCAAGCGCTTTCTGGAAATGCGTGGCGCTGACGGCGGTCCATGGCGTCGCATTTGCGCTCTGCCCGCTTATTGGGTTGGCCTGCTTTATGATGATGAAGCGCTCAGTGCGGCAGAATATCTGACCAAAGACTGGACTTATGAAGAGGTTCTGGCGCTGCGCAATGATGTCCCTGCAAAAGCCCTGAATGCCTCGTTCCGGGGTAAGCCAGTCGTGCAAATCGCACGCAAGACACTGGAAATTTCCCGTCTTGGTCTGCTTAACCGTAAGCAGCTCAATGGCGACGGCTTTGACGAAACCCACTTCCTTGCACCGCTCGAAGAAATCGTCGCAGCGGGTATCACCGATGCCGAGCGTATGCTTAAAGCCTATAACAGCGTGTGGGCGGGTTCGGTCGAACCGATCTTCCTGGAATACGCTTATTGA
- a CDS encoding LysR family transcriptional regulator, with protein sequence MHQTNNLRNVDLNLLVILDVLLTERHVSRAAVRLNMSQPAVSHALVRLRGLFDDPLLVREGAGLVPTLKAMEIAKPLTEVLTGVRAVLGPQGFDPATTQYRFHLSMSDYGGSILLPRLVRELRQDAPGIDLAVSQFSREGMIARILDGDIDLGFGVFPHLPAQIAADVIMQDEYVCLLDRRSLEGRAFDAETYFARPHALVAVRGDATTEIEESLKLAGHTRHIAVVVPHWGVAPQLIAGTDLILTTARGGLRNLPQDNNLIVLPAPVVLPPIPFVQIWHKRRESDPAHRWLRSKISSTVFNTQ encoded by the coding sequence ATGCATCAGACGAATAATCTAAGAAATGTTGATTTGAATTTGCTCGTCATTCTGGATGTGCTTCTGACGGAGCGGCACGTCTCCCGTGCTGCCGTGAGGCTCAATATGAGCCAGCCAGCAGTCAGCCATGCGCTAGTGCGTCTGCGTGGTCTTTTTGATGATCCGCTGCTTGTGCGTGAAGGCGCTGGGTTGGTACCGACGCTTAAGGCAATGGAAATTGCAAAGCCGCTAACGGAGGTTTTGACGGGTGTTCGTGCAGTGCTTGGGCCGCAGGGATTTGATCCCGCAACGACACAGTATCGCTTTCATCTTTCGATGTCAGATTATGGCGGCAGTATCTTGCTGCCAAGGTTAGTGCGCGAATTGCGACAGGACGCGCCGGGAATTGATCTTGCAGTCAGTCAGTTCAGCCGTGAAGGTATGATCGCGCGCATTCTCGATGGCGATATTGATCTGGGCTTTGGCGTCTTTCCGCATCTGCCAGCGCAAATCGCCGCTGATGTCATCATGCAGGATGAATATGTCTGTCTGCTCGACCGTCGAAGTCTTGAAGGGCGAGCATTTGATGCGGAGACTTATTTCGCCCGTCCTCATGCACTGGTTGCAGTGCGTGGCGATGCGACGACAGAGATCGAGGAAAGCCTTAAACTTGCGGGCCATACACGGCATATTGCTGTGGTGGTGCCTCATTGGGGCGTTGCGCCGCAGCTTATTGCTGGCACAGATCTTATCCTGACCACTGCGCGCGGCGGGCTGAGGAATTTGCCGCAGGACAATAATCTGATTGTGCTGCCTGCGCCTGTAGTTCTGCCGCCGATACCATTTGTGCAGATATGGCATAAGCGCCGGGAAAGTGACCCGGCGCATCGCTGGTTACGGTCGAAGATAAGCTCGACTGTTTTTAATACTCAATAA
- a CDS encoding DMT family transporter, with product MQAQGSLTFLVAALIAGAVVPFQAGANAALGRALGHPLWATIVSLVVSIICVLPVLLAMKVSLPTFTGLAGQPKWIWIGGVAGVLYITAAILLAPKLGAAGFMTAVIAGQLIASVLIDYFGIMGFVSREITPSRIAGVLLVAVGVIVMQGPSLWRSAETIATATVNK from the coding sequence ATGCAGGCCCAGGGATCACTTACATTTCTCGTCGCAGCCCTCATTGCCGGTGCGGTGGTACCATTTCAGGCCGGTGCCAATGCGGCTCTCGGACGCGCACTTGGTCACCCGCTTTGGGCAACCATCGTATCGCTGGTTGTCAGCATCATCTGTGTGCTGCCGGTATTGCTGGCCATGAAAGTTTCGCTACCCACTTTCACCGGCCTCGCCGGACAGCCAAAATGGATATGGATCGGCGGCGTTGCCGGTGTGCTCTATATCACCGCTGCCATTTTGCTTGCGCCAAAGCTTGGGGCAGCCGGTTTCATGACTGCGGTCATCGCCGGGCAGCTGATCGCCTCTGTGCTGATCGATTACTTCGGCATCATGGGATTTGTATCAAGAGAAATCACGCCATCCCGCATAGCTGGTGTTCTGTTGGTGGCTGTGGGCGTCATCGTGATGCAGGGACCGTCGCTCTGGCGCAGTGCTGAAACTATCGCTACGGCAACAGTCAATAAATAA
- a CDS encoding L,D-transpeptidase, with protein MSRKFSEGSDVPMLPKGVTSRRAFLIGASAVALSGCVSTAQQAAPAKVAAAPAPVRAVPPMYEAMPYEQFPLPAVNVAKVDPKFWRQEVDYPTSEKVGTVIVDTPNKYLYHVRSNGRAMRYGIGVGRDGFSWAGRAIIAYKRQWPRWTPPDEMVARQPELMPYSIANGGMPPGLKNPLGARALYIHKDGRDTIYRLHGSSEEWSIGKAVSSGCIRLLNQDVIDLYNNVRDGSTIVVIPDPSKGTQVSA; from the coding sequence ATGTCGCGTAAATTTTCTGAAGGCAGTGATGTGCCCATGCTGCCTAAAGGTGTCACGAGCCGGCGTGCATTTCTGATCGGTGCGAGTGCTGTCGCGCTTTCGGGTTGCGTTTCAACGGCCCAGCAGGCCGCACCTGCTAAAGTTGCTGCCGCGCCAGCCCCGGTGCGTGCTGTGCCGCCAATGTACGAGGCCATGCCTTATGAGCAGTTTCCTCTGCCTGCAGTAAATGTTGCCAAAGTCGATCCGAAATTCTGGCGGCAGGAAGTCGATTATCCGACCAGCGAAAAGGTCGGCACTGTCATCGTCGATACGCCGAACAAATATCTCTATCATGTTCGCAGCAATGGCCGGGCCATGCGTTACGGCATCGGCGTCGGACGCGATGGGTTCTCGTGGGCAGGGCGTGCGATTATTGCTTATAAGCGCCAGTGGCCGCGTTGGACGCCGCCGGATGAAATGGTGGCGCGCCAGCCGGAGCTGATGCCTTATAGTATTGCCAATGGCGGTATGCCTCCCGGCTTGAAAAACCCGCTTGGTGCTCGCGCGCTATACATTCACAAGGATGGTCGCGACACGATCTATCGGCTTCATGGCTCGTCGGAAGAATGGAGCATAGGCAAGGCCGTGTCGTCGGGCTGTATCCGACTGCTCAATCAGGATGTCATTGATCTTTATAACAATGTACGCGATGGCAGCACGATTGTCGTTATCCCTGATCCGAGCAAGGGAACGCAGGTTTCTGCTTAA
- the xseA gene encoding exodeoxyribonuclease VII large subunit, with protein MGSDSIPSGTASNVAEYSVSEISGALKRTVEDTFSHVRVRGEISGYRGPHSSGHAYFALKDDRARLEAVIWRGSMGRLRFRPEEGMEVIATGKLTTYPGSSKYQIVIEQMEPAGAGALMALLEERKRRLAAEGLFDPAVKQLLPFMPRVIGVVTSPTGAVIRDIIHRISDRFPLHVIVWPVRVQGETSGAEVAAAVEGFNALAEDGAISRPDVLIVARGGGSLEDLWGFNEEIVVRAVAASHIPVISAVGHETDWTLIDLAADVRAPTPTGAAEMAVPVKADLIATVATQSARLASAMSRFIDLKRQAHRAASRALPSADQLLALPRRRFDEAASRLTRALFVNTQKKRVHFEGRARQLSPRLLQRGFDEQKRHMKLLGQRLPRALEAFLRERRTLFARRSDRLAPEPLLRRTTLAKGTIEQLDRRRDQAINILFERTKRRGHELERLMRTLSYESVLDRGFAVVFNADGKPVKLAAGVSDGDALSIRFRDGDVAATAGHGYDTSSPKGATRKASSSGSGGQGSLF; from the coding sequence ATGGGTTCCGATTCTATACCAAGCGGCACCGCTTCAAATGTAGCGGAATATAGCGTTTCCGAGATTTCCGGCGCTTTAAAGCGTACGGTCGAGGATACGTTTTCGCATGTGCGCGTGCGGGGCGAGATTTCTGGTTATCGTGGACCACATTCGTCGGGACATGCCTATTTTGCTTTGAAGGATGATCGTGCGCGGCTTGAAGCCGTGATATGGCGTGGATCGATGGGGCGTTTACGCTTCCGCCCCGAAGAGGGTATGGAAGTCATTGCCACTGGCAAACTGACGACTTATCCAGGTTCTTCCAAATATCAGATCGTCATTGAACAGATGGAGCCTGCAGGCGCTGGTGCGCTGATGGCGCTGCTTGAAGAGCGCAAGCGCAGGCTGGCCGCCGAAGGTCTGTTTGATCCTGCGGTCAAGCAACTATTGCCTTTCATGCCGCGGGTTATTGGTGTTGTCACATCGCCAACAGGGGCGGTGATCCGCGATATTATTCACCGCATTTCAGATCGCTTTCCGCTGCATGTGATCGTTTGGCCGGTGCGCGTGCAGGGCGAGACAAGCGGCGCGGAAGTGGCCGCAGCGGTGGAAGGTTTCAATGCACTGGCTGAAGATGGCGCGATTTCACGCCCCGACGTGCTGATTGTCGCGCGCGGTGGAGGCAGTCTCGAAGATCTTTGGGGTTTCAATGAAGAAATAGTCGTTCGCGCAGTTGCGGCTTCGCATATTCCGGTGATTTCGGCTGTCGGTCATGAAACCGACTGGACGCTTATTGATCTGGCCGCCGATGTACGCGCGCCAACGCCCACGGGTGCCGCTGAAATGGCTGTGCCCGTCAAAGCCGATCTGATCGCAACTGTTGCAACGCAATCGGCGCGCCTGGCGTCTGCCATGTCACGTTTTATCGACCTGAAGCGTCAGGCGCATCGTGCCGCGAGCCGGGCATTGCCGTCGGCTGATCAGTTGCTGGCATTGCCACGGCGTCGTTTTGATGAAGCCGCTTCGCGACTGACGCGGGCGCTTTTTGTGAATACACAAAAGAAGCGTGTTCACTTTGAGGGTCGCGCACGTCAGTTGTCGCCGCGCTTGCTGCAACGCGGGTTCGACGAACAGAAGCGTCACATGAAGCTGCTTGGACAGCGTCTGCCGCGTGCGCTTGAAGCGTTTTTGCGCGAGCGGCGCACATTGTTTGCGAGGCGTTCCGACAGGCTGGCACCAGAGCCTTTGTTACGGCGTACGACCCTTGCGAAAGGCACAATAGAGCAGCTTGATCGGCGGCGTGATCAGGCGATTAATATCTTGTTTGAGCGCACGAAAAGACGCGGTCACGAACTGGAACGCCTGATGCGGACGCTCTCTTATGAAAGTGTTCTTGATCGCGGTTTTGCGGTTGTTTTTAATGCCGATGGCAAGCCGGTCAAACTCGCTGCAGGCGTTTCTGACGGTGACGCGCTATCGATCCGCTTCCGCGATGGGGATGTTGCGGCAACGGCGGGACATGGCTACGATACCTCATCACCAAAGGGCGCCACGCGAAAGGCGTCATCGTCTGGTTCTGGCGGGCAGGGATCGCTATTTTAG
- a CDS encoding LysR substrate-binding domain-containing protein → MSAPLDLDQLQTFIAIADTGSFTKAADAVFKTQSAVSMQMRRLEERIGKPLFERDGRINRLTEDGERLLLYARRMLLLNGETIAAFDDTQLEGHVRIGTPDDYADRFLPEIMARFARSNPRVELSVVCEPTVNLDEMIRRGTLDIALVTQCDDKRRSEVVRTEPLLWVASANHAVHEEAMLPLAVGRPTCIWRHAAINVLEQVERDYRIIITSWSATVLAAAVLSGLAVSVLPECALRPGMRVLGEADGFGTLPEFGIGIMRGHTKQNPIVDALAQHIIESLDNISSPAPAALASAEIAGFPSVRTRRVRSNELLPGW, encoded by the coding sequence ATGAGTGCACCTTTGGATCTGGATCAGTTGCAGACGTTCATCGCCATTGCGGATACGGGCAGTTTTACAAAAGCGGCTGATGCGGTTTTCAAAACACAATCTGCTGTTTCAATGCAGATGCGCCGCCTTGAAGAGCGTATCGGAAAACCGCTTTTTGAACGCGATGGGCGTATCAATCGGCTGACTGAAGATGGTGAAAGGCTGCTGCTATATGCGCGCCGTATGTTGTTGCTGAATGGTGAAACCATTGCAGCCTTTGATGATACGCAACTTGAAGGCCATGTGCGTATCGGCACGCCCGACGATTATGCCGATCGGTTTTTGCCCGAAATCATGGCGCGTTTTGCGCGGTCTAACCCACGTGTCGAATTGTCGGTTGTTTGCGAGCCGACGGTTAATCTCGACGAAATGATCCGTCGTGGAACGCTGGACATTGCTCTTGTGACGCAGTGCGATGATAAACGCCGGTCAGAAGTTGTACGCACTGAGCCGCTTTTATGGGTAGCATCGGCCAACCATGCGGTGCATGAAGAGGCGATGTTGCCGCTCGCTGTCGGGCGACCGACTTGCATCTGGCGCCATGCTGCAATCAATGTTCTGGAACAGGTGGAACGCGATTATCGCATCATTATTACGAGCTGGTCTGCGACTGTTCTGGCGGCTGCCGTTCTGTCGGGGCTTGCGGTTTCTGTGTTGCCGGAATGTGCGCTACGGCCCGGAATGCGTGTTTTGGGCGAAGCAGATGGTTTTGGCACCTTGCCGGAATTCGGCATTGGCATCATGCGCGGACATACCAAGCAGAATCCGATTGTTGATGCACTGGCCCAGCATATCATTGAAAGTCTTGATAATATTTCATCGCCTGCACCGGCTGCATTGGCGTCGGCTGAAATTGCAGGTTTTCCTTCGGTTCGGACACGGCGTGTGCGCAGCAACGAATTGTTGCCGGGCTGGTGA